The following coding sequences lie in one Mercenaria mercenaria strain notata chromosome 5, MADL_Memer_1, whole genome shotgun sequence genomic window:
- the LOC123557677 gene encoding putative universal stress protein SAUSA300_1656, giving the protein MMDDKQDEKSRRTVLIAMDGSKHALFAFEWYAENVYKETDDVIMAYCAEYNINIPTTVLLASPATVEAMVEQHEESVKQVFKKLDHVAKKYNIKHTLERVERPHRPGEAIVKASHQQNVDLIITGTRGLGTIRRTIMGSVSDYIIHHAHVPVIVCKHADEHHKLK; this is encoded by the exons ATGATGGATGATAAACAGGATGAAAAATCTCGGAGAACTGTGCTTATTGCTATGGATGGAAGTAAACATGCACTGTTTGCATTCGAAT GGTACGCTGAAAATGTTTACAAGGAGACTGACGATGTGATTATGGCCTACTGTGCGGAATATAACATTAACATTCCAA CGACAGTACTCCTAGCCAGTCCCGCTACTGTTGAGGCCATGGTAGAACAGCACGAGGAATCTGTGAAGCAAGTGTTCAAGAAACTAGATCATGTTGCCAAGAAATACAAC ataaaACATACACTCGAACGTGTTGAAAGACCACATAGACCAGGGGAGGCAATCGTAAAAGCTTCACATCAACAGAACGTTGATTTGATCATTACCGGAACTAGAGGTCTCGGCACAATACGGCGTACCATCATGGGTAGCGTCAGTGATTACATCATTCATCATGCGCACGTGCCAGTTATCGTCTGCAAGCATGCAGACGAACACCACAAATTAAAGTGA